One part of the Sphingopyxis sp. TUF1 genome encodes these proteins:
- a CDS encoding SAM-dependent methyltransferase, whose product MRSTKFTQLLWPDSRVAVALSPRLRAIVDALPLAPGMRVIEIGCGPGAAARAVVARIGNGHVLAIDRSARAIAQAENGSVPEIAAGRLSFRAVAVEDFQLLPGEPHYDLAFAVRVGALDGRHPAAYEPALARVRAALRPGGRLFIDGGHPLREIALKDQA is encoded by the coding sequence GTGCGATCGACGAAATTCACACAGCTTCTGTGGCCTGACTCGCGGGTGGCGGTGGCTTTATCGCCCCGTCTGCGCGCCATCGTCGACGCCTTGCCGCTTGCGCCTGGTATGCGCGTGATCGAAATTGGCTGCGGACCTGGAGCCGCCGCGCGCGCGGTGGTCGCGCGGATCGGCAACGGGCATGTGTTGGCGATTGACCGTTCGGCGAGAGCGATCGCGCAGGCGGAAAACGGATCGGTGCCGGAAATTGCTGCGGGTCGCCTGTCGTTTCGGGCGGTCGCGGTGGAGGATTTTCAGCTTTTGCCGGGTGAGCCGCATTATGACCTGGCGTTTGCAGTGCGTGTCGGTGCCCTCGATGGGCGTCATCCCGCGGCATACGAACCCGCGCTGGCGCGGGTGCGGGCAGCGCTGCGGCCGGGCGGCCGACTGTTTATCGACGGCGGTCACCCGCTGCGCGAAATCGCGCTGAAAGATCAGGCCTGA
- a CDS encoding fructose bisphosphate aldolase, giving the protein MLDQIKSGQGFIAALDQSGGSTPKALKGYGIEADAFSNDEEMFALIHDMRSRIVTAPCFNGEKVIGAILFERTMDGEAGGKPVPALLWERGVVPFLKVDKGLEDEADGVQLMKANPGLDDLCARAVAKGVFGTKMRSVVNLANPVGIRAIVDQQFAEAARIAAHGLVPIIEPEVNIKSAERDAADRLLLKELLAALDAWTGAPVMLKLSLPTEAGLFQPLVDHPKVLRVVALSGGFARPEACAELAKNPGIIASFSRALLEDLRHQMSDDEFNDSLGGAIDEIHTASVA; this is encoded by the coding sequence ATGCTGGACCAGATCAAATCGGGGCAGGGCTTTATCGCCGCGCTCGACCAGAGCGGCGGGTCTACGCCCAAGGCATTGAAGGGTTATGGCATCGAAGCCGACGCTTTCTCGAACGACGAGGAAATGTTCGCGCTGATCCACGATATGCGCAGCCGCATCGTCACCGCGCCCTGTTTCAATGGCGAGAAGGTGATTGGCGCGATCCTGTTCGAGCGGACGATGGATGGCGAGGCGGGCGGCAAGCCGGTGCCAGCGCTGTTATGGGAACGCGGCGTCGTGCCGTTCCTGAAGGTTGACAAGGGGCTGGAAGACGAAGCTGATGGCGTGCAGCTGATGAAGGCCAATCCGGGTCTCGACGACCTGTGCGCGCGCGCAGTCGCCAAGGGCGTGTTCGGCACCAAGATGCGCAGCGTCGTAAACCTGGCCAATCCCGTCGGTATCAGGGCGATCGTCGATCAGCAGTTCGCCGAAGCCGCGCGCATCGCGGCGCACGGCCTGGTTCCGATCATCGAGCCCGAAGTGAATATCAAGAGCGCCGAACGCGACGCGGCGGATCGCCTGCTTTTGAAAGAATTGCTCGCCGCGCTCGACGCATGGACCGGTGCGCCGGTGATGCTGAAACTGTCGCTTCCCACCGAGGCTGGCCTGTTCCAGCCGCTCGTCGATCATCCCAAGGTGCTGCGCGTGGTCGCACTGTCGGGCGGCTTTGCACGTCCCGAAGCGTGCGCCGAACTGGCCAAGAACCCGGGCATCATCGCAAGCTTCAGCCGTGCGCTGCTGGAAGATTTGCGCCACCAGATGAGCGACGACGAATTCAACGATTCGCTCGGCGGTGCGATCGACGAAATTCACACAGCTTCTGTGGCCTGA
- a CDS encoding TIGR02466 family protein, which produces MSAQVVGLFDTPVVVDELPDAAMVNAALKPLILARRSQSPGVTISNIGGWQSEHDVAEWGGEPVQYLLRHIFALADAHCVDIVSPGAPRHQWATDIWVNVSPPAASNQMHTHPGAYWSAVYYVDDGSEQGDGAIGGELVIEDPRMPTVLMTMPNLRLRSANGSVHEPQLKMKVRSGRIIMFPSWLSHGVVPHQGERDRISIAINLLAIPRSPV; this is translated from the coding sequence ATGAGCGCGCAGGTGGTAGGCCTCTTCGACACGCCCGTCGTGGTCGATGAATTGCCGGACGCCGCCATGGTAAACGCTGCACTCAAGCCACTCATCCTCGCGCGCCGCTCCCAATCACCGGGGGTGACGATTTCGAACATCGGCGGCTGGCAGTCCGAACATGACGTCGCGGAGTGGGGCGGCGAGCCCGTGCAATATCTACTCCGTCATATCTTCGCACTCGCCGACGCACATTGCGTGGACATTGTCTCTCCGGGCGCGCCGCGCCATCAATGGGCGACCGATATCTGGGTCAATGTGTCGCCGCCCGCCGCGTCGAACCAGATGCACACGCATCCAGGCGCCTATTGGTCGGCGGTTTATTATGTCGATGACGGGTCGGAACAGGGAGACGGAGCGATCGGTGGCGAACTGGTGATCGAAGATCCGCGCATGCCGACGGTGCTGATGACTATGCCCAACCTTCGCCTGCGGAGCGCCAACGGATCCGTCCACGAACCGCAGCTCAAGATGAAGGTGCGCAGTGGCCGGATTATCATGTTCCCCTCGTGGCTTAGCCACGGCGTCGTCCCGCATCAGGGTGAACGCGACCGTATTTCGATTGCCATCAATCTGCTCGCCATACCGCGAAGCCCCGTCTGA
- a CDS encoding phosphoglycerate kinase, with the protein MTAFKTLDDIGDITGKKVLVRVDLNVPMIDGAVGDKTRIEAAMPTIRELSDKGAIVLLLAHFGRPKGAKNPTQSLSLVMAGVEDVLGHSVMFIPEAVGEGAKAGAAVLAPGDVAVLENTRFYPGEEKNDPAFADALAEIGDLYVNDAFSAAHRAHGSTEGIARRLPAYAGRAMEAELKALDAALGNPVQPVAAVVGGAKVSSKIDVLKNLVGKVDHLIIGGGMANTFLAARGVNVGKSLCEHELVGTANAIFDAAEAAGCTIHLPYDVVVAKEFAPNAPTRTVNVHEVAADEMILDVGPAAVEALADVLKNCRTLVWNGPLGAFETPPFDTATVALAKTAAALTREGSLTSVAGGGDTVAALNHAGVATDFTFVSTAGGAFLEWMEGKPLPGVEALLQ; encoded by the coding sequence ATGACCGCGTTCAAGACCCTCGACGACATCGGCGACATCACCGGCAAGAAAGTGCTCGTGCGCGTCGACCTGAATGTCCCGATGATCGACGGCGCGGTCGGCGACAAGACGCGGATCGAGGCGGCGATGCCGACGATCCGCGAATTGTCCGACAAAGGCGCAATCGTGTTGCTTCTCGCGCATTTTGGACGGCCGAAGGGGGCGAAGAATCCGACCCAGTCGCTGAGCCTTGTTATGGCCGGGGTCGAGGATGTGCTGGGCCATTCGGTGATGTTCATTCCCGAAGCCGTCGGCGAGGGCGCGAAGGCCGGCGCCGCGGTGCTCGCGCCGGGCGATGTCGCGGTGCTCGAAAACACGCGCTTTTATCCCGGCGAAGAAAAAAATGATCCGGCTTTTGCCGACGCCTTGGCCGAGATCGGCGACCTGTACGTCAATGACGCTTTTTCAGCCGCGCACCGTGCGCATGGGTCGACCGAAGGCATCGCCCGGCGGCTTCCCGCCTATGCAGGCCGCGCGATGGAGGCCGAACTGAAGGCGCTCGACGCCGCGCTCGGCAATCCGGTGCAGCCGGTCGCCGCGGTCGTCGGCGGCGCCAAGGTGTCGAGCAAGATCGACGTGCTCAAGAACCTCGTCGGCAAGGTGGATCATCTGATCATCGGCGGCGGCATGGCGAACACTTTTCTCGCGGCGCGCGGGGTCAATGTCGGCAAGTCGCTGTGCGAACATGAGCTGGTCGGCACCGCCAACGCAATCTTTGACGCCGCCGAAGCCGCGGGCTGCACGATCCATCTGCCCTATGACGTCGTGGTCGCAAAAGAGTTTGCGCCGAACGCGCCGACGCGCACGGTCAATGTCCACGAGGTTGCCGCCGACGAGATGATCCTCGACGTCGGGCCCGCTGCGGTGGAGGCACTCGCGGACGTGCTCAAAAATTGCCGGACGCTGGTGTGGAACGGTCCGCTCGGCGCATTCGAGACGCCGCCCTTCGACACCGCGACCGTCGCGCTGGCCAAGACCGCGGCGGCGCTGACCCGCGAAGGCTCGTTGACGTCGGTCGCGGGCGGCGGCGATACCGTCGCGGCCCTCAATCACGCCGGCGTCGCGACCGATTTCACCTTTGTCTCGACCGCCGGCGGCGCGTTCCTCGAATGGATGGAAGGCAAGCCGCTGCCGGGCGTGGAGGCGCTGCTGCAATGA
- the gap gene encoding type I glyceraldehyde-3-phosphate dehydrogenase, whose product MAVKVAINGFGRIGRNVARAILERTDHDLELVSINDLADAKANARLFQRDSVHGPFNGSVEVDGSDLIVNGKRIQVTAERDPAKLPHAANGIDIALECTGFFTDRKGGQAHLDAGAKRVLISAPAKEVDLTVVYGVNHDKIGAEHVIVSNASCTTNCLAPMAKVLHEKIGIERGLMTTIHAYTNDQKILDQIHSDPRRARAAAMSMIPTSTGAAVAVGLVLPELKGKLDGSSIRVPTPNVSVVDLTFMPLRETTAEEVNKLLKEAAEGELKGVLGFTDEPLVSIDFNHDAHSSTIDSLETAVIDGKLVRVLSWYDNEWGFSNRMIDTAGVMAKFL is encoded by the coding sequence ATGGCAGTGAAAGTCGCAATCAACGGTTTCGGACGCATCGGCCGCAATGTGGCGCGTGCCATCCTCGAACGCACCGACCATGACCTCGAACTGGTGTCGATCAACGATCTGGCCGACGCCAAGGCGAACGCCCGCCTGTTCCAGCGCGATTCGGTCCATGGCCCTTTCAACGGCAGTGTCGAAGTCGACGGCAGCGACCTGATCGTCAACGGCAAGCGCATCCAGGTGACCGCCGAACGCGATCCCGCCAAGCTGCCCCACGCCGCCAACGGCATCGACATCGCGCTGGAATGCACGGGCTTTTTCACCGACCGCAAGGGCGGCCAGGCGCATCTCGACGCCGGCGCCAAGCGCGTCCTGATTTCGGCCCCTGCCAAGGAAGTCGACCTGACCGTCGTCTATGGTGTCAACCATGACAAGATCGGCGCCGAGCATGTGATCGTGTCGAACGCATCGTGCACCACCAACTGCCTCGCGCCGATGGCCAAGGTGCTGCACGAGAAGATCGGCATCGAGCGCGGCCTGATGACGACGATCCACGCCTACACCAACGATCAGAAGATCCTCGACCAGATCCACTCGGACCCGCGCCGCGCGCGCGCCGCCGCTATGTCGATGATCCCGACCAGCACCGGTGCGGCGGTTGCCGTTGGCCTCGTCCTGCCCGAACTCAAGGGCAAGCTCGACGGTTCGTCGATCCGCGTCCCGACCCCCAATGTCTCGGTCGTCGACCTGACCTTTATGCCGCTTCGCGAAACGACCGCGGAAGAGGTCAACAAGCTGCTGAAGGAAGCCGCCGAAGGCGAACTCAAGGGTGTGCTCGGTTTCACCGACGAGCCGCTGGTCTCGATCGATTTCAACCATGACGCGCACAGCTCGACGATCGACAGCCTCGAAACCGCCGTCATCGACGGCAAGCTGGTGCGCGTGCTCAGCTGGTACGACAATGAATGGGGCTTCTCGAACCGCATGATCGACACCGCGGGCGTGATGGCCAAGTTCCTCTGA
- the tkt gene encoding transketolase, with product MTMPERQLANAIRALAMDAVQAANSGHPGMPMGMADVATVLYSDYLKFDPSDPKWADRDRFVLSAGHGSMLAYATLHLAGYARPTIEDIRNFRQLHSPCAGHPENFELEGVETTTGPLGQGLATAVGMAIAERHLNALYSDDLVDHRTWVIAGDGCLMEGINHEAIGLAGHLGLGRLTVLWDDNKITIDGSTDLSTSEDIAARYAATGWHVESCDGHDPADIRRAIDSALADPRPSLIACRTIIGFGAPNKQGTSATHGAPLGADEIAAARTELGWTAEPFVIPADIASAWAAFGEKGKTLHAQWNYRLASSAKKKEFQDRLSGKVVPGDAFKAYLDGLVAEPPKVATRKASENTLGALTADIAALVGGSADLTGSNNTKTSSTKPLTKSDYSGRYIYYGIREFGMAAAMNGMALHGGIVPYGGTFLVFADYCRAAIRLSALQRQRVVYVMTHDSIGLGEDGPTHQPIEHLQSLRAMPNLLVMRPADAVETAECWALALAQTDRPSLLALTRQNLPPLRHDVAENLCSKGGYRLRGASASRKVVLVATGSEVSLAMDVAAKLEAAGHGADVVSMVSTELFDEQDAAYQENILPADTLIVSIEAGTTFGWERYTGRNGLRFGIDSFGASAPIEDLFKHFGLTADAITPQILARLSK from the coding sequence ATGACAATGCCCGAACGTCAGCTCGCCAACGCGATCCGCGCGCTTGCGATGGACGCCGTACAGGCCGCCAACAGCGGCCACCCGGGAATGCCGATGGGCATGGCCGACGTCGCCACCGTACTCTATTCGGACTATCTGAAATTCGATCCGAGCGACCCTAAATGGGCCGACCGCGACCGGTTCGTGCTGTCGGCGGGGCATGGATCGATGCTCGCCTATGCGACGCTGCACCTTGCGGGCTATGCGCGGCCGACGATCGAGGACATCCGCAATTTCCGTCAGCTGCATAGTCCGTGCGCCGGGCATCCAGAGAACTTTGAGCTCGAGGGCGTCGAAACGACCACCGGCCCGCTGGGGCAGGGGCTGGCCACCGCGGTCGGCATGGCGATTGCCGAGCGGCATCTGAACGCGCTCTATAGCGATGACCTCGTCGATCACCGCACCTGGGTGATCGCGGGCGACGGCTGCCTGATGGAAGGCATCAACCACGAAGCCATCGGGCTTGCCGGTCACCTTGGCCTCGGGCGCCTGACCGTGTTGTGGGACGACAACAAGATCACGATCGATGGATCGACCGACCTGTCGACGAGCGAGGACATCGCTGCGCGCTACGCCGCGACGGGCTGGCACGTCGAAAGCTGCGACGGTCATGATCCCGCCGACATTCGCCGCGCGATCGACTCAGCGCTCGCCGATCCGCGCCCGTCGCTGATCGCGTGCCGGACGATCATCGGTTTCGGCGCACCGAACAAACAGGGCACGTCGGCGACGCACGGCGCGCCGCTGGGCGCCGACGAAATTGCGGCGGCGCGAACCGAGCTCGGCTGGACGGCCGAACCCTTCGTGATCCCCGCGGATATAGCATCGGCGTGGGCGGCCTTTGGCGAAAAGGGCAAAACGCTTCATGCCCAGTGGAATTATCGCCTTGCAAGCAGCGCAAAGAAAAAGGAATTTCAAGATCGCTTGAGCGGTAAGGTCGTTCCCGGCGATGCTTTCAAAGCCTATCTCGACGGGCTTGTCGCCGAACCGCCGAAGGTTGCGACGCGCAAAGCGTCGGAGAATACGCTCGGTGCGCTCACCGCCGATATTGCGGCGCTGGTGGGCGGCAGCGCCGATCTGACGGGTTCGAACAACACCAAAACATCATCGACCAAGCCGCTGACTAAAAGCGACTATTCGGGACGCTATATCTATTACGGCATCCGCGAATTCGGTATGGCCGCGGCGATGAATGGCATGGCGCTGCACGGCGGTATCGTCCCCTATGGCGGCACTTTCCTTGTGTTCGCCGATTATTGTCGCGCCGCGATCCGTCTGTCGGCGCTGCAACGTCAGCGCGTCGTCTATGTGATGACGCACGACAGTATTGGGCTGGGTGAAGACGGCCCGACGCACCAGCCGATCGAGCATCTCCAGTCGCTGCGTGCGATGCCCAACCTGCTCGTCATGCGCCCCGCCGATGCGGTCGAAACCGCCGAATGCTGGGCGTTGGCGCTGGCGCAGACCGATCGGCCGTCGCTGCTCGCGCTGACTCGGCAGAACCTCCCGCCGCTGCGCCATGACGTCGCGGAAAATCTTTGTTCCAAAGGCGGTTACCGCCTTCGCGGGGCGTCGGCGTCGCGCAAGGTCGTGCTGGTTGCGACGGGTTCCGAAGTTTCGCTGGCGATGGACGTCGCCGCCAAGCTCGAAGCGGCCGGTCATGGCGCCGATGTCGTTTCGATGGTGTCGACCGAATTGTTCGACGAACAGGACGCCGCCTATCAGGAAAATATCCTGCCCGCCGACACGCTGATCGTTTCGATCGAGGCGGGCACGACTTTCGGCTGGGAACGCTACACGGGCCGCAACGGCCTGCGCTTCGGCATCGACAGTTTCGGCGCATCGGCACCGATCGAAGACCTATTCAAACATTTCGGCCTTACCGCCGATGCTATCACCCCCCAGATATTGGCACGGCTGAGCAAGTAA
- a CDS encoding cell division protein ZapA translates to MADVKLTIAGRPYDVHCADGEEPQLIHLASVVDEKVRSMPGGTEVRQLLFAALMLADEAQEARGKAEKAEPQSDSLRAAVALAESREAAARDELKAAIAREQAALKELQSARDAASTAPAAANPSHSRALLQIADRIETLATKVEQLP, encoded by the coding sequence ATGGCTGACGTCAAGCTGACGATCGCGGGCCGCCCCTATGACGTGCATTGCGCCGACGGCGAGGAACCGCAGCTGATCCACCTGGCATCGGTCGTCGATGAAAAGGTGCGGTCGATGCCCGGCGGGACCGAGGTTCGCCAACTGCTGTTCGCCGCGCTGATGCTCGCCGACGAGGCGCAGGAAGCGCGCGGCAAGGCTGAAAAGGCCGAGCCGCAGTCGGACTCGCTCCGCGCAGCGGTTGCGCTCGCCGAAAGCCGCGAAGCGGCGGCACGCGACGAACTCAAGGCCGCGATCGCACGCGAACAGGCGGCACTTAAGGAGCTTCAGTCCGCGCGCGACGCTGCGAGCACCGCCCCTGCGGCGGCCAACCCCTCGCACAGCCGTGCGCTGCTGCAAATCGCCGACCGGATCGAAACACTCGCGACGAAGGTCGAGCAACTCCCTTGA
- a CDS encoding 5-formyltetrahydrofolate cyclo-ligase → MTDLSADLAQQKQKLRERLRFRRRHFAANLDGMAQFAAFRALPAPLVERLADHAVVGAYVALGDEPDVLPMFADLAAAGALALPHHAGRVAEMDFRRWRPGESLVKGPWGTQQPDGAAPPAQPHVIFCPLVVFDRQGGRLGQGGGHYDRYFAAHPAALRIGIGWSVQEIDECPRESTDIALDAILTEQELILCGDRL, encoded by the coding sequence ATGACCGACTTGTCCGCCGATCTGGCCCAGCAAAAGCAGAAACTGCGCGAACGGCTGCGCTTCCGGCGGCGGCATTTCGCCGCCAACCTCGACGGGATGGCACAGTTCGCCGCTTTTCGGGCGCTGCCCGCACCGCTGGTCGAGCGCCTGGCCGACCATGCCGTCGTTGGCGCCTATGTCGCGCTTGGCGACGAGCCCGATGTGCTGCCGATGTTCGCCGATCTGGCCGCGGCGGGCGCGCTGGCGTTGCCGCATCACGCGGGCCGCGTCGCCGAAATGGATTTTCGCCGCTGGCGACCGGGCGAATCGCTCGTGAAAGGACCATGGGGGACGCAGCAACCGGACGGCGCCGCTCCTCCGGCACAGCCGCATGTCATTTTCTGCCCGCTTGTGGTGTTTGACCGGCAGGGCGGCCGTCTCGGTCAGGGTGGCGGCCATTATGATCGCTATTTCGCCGCGCATCCCGCTGCCCTGCGAATCGGGATCGGCTGGTCGGTGCAGGAAATCGACGAGTGTCCGCGCGAATCGACCGACATCGCGCTCGACGCGATCCTCACCGAACAAGAATTGATCCTTTGCGGAGACCGCCTGTGA
- a CDS encoding DUF2842 domain-containing protein, which translates to MNDQPSNPQPSWRKPAGMFLILALIVGWTAIIVSLSPWVGDWPALVQAIFYLVAGIIWIAPLKPLLRWMELGTWRR; encoded by the coding sequence GTGAACGACCAGCCTTCCAATCCTCAGCCCAGCTGGCGCAAGCCCGCGGGGATGTTCCTGATCCTGGCGCTTATCGTCGGCTGGACCGCCATCATCGTCAGCCTGTCGCCGTGGGTCGGCGATTGGCCGGCGCTGGTGCAGGCGATCTTCTATCTCGTCGCAGGAATTATCTGGATTGCGCCGCTGAAGCCGCTGCTGCGCTGGATGGAACTGGGGACTTGGCGCCGCTAA
- a CDS encoding AI-2E family transporter translates to MRPPRVNPLHQIEIDDFRRDRLLAALALILGASFCLGLPFALQAGAEFFLPLTAAIVIAIALVPLLEWLERRGVPSGLAAFLSLAAFLAIINAALAIIVVPATGWFARLPESIPRIQSNLAPLIDFYSTLQRFVDRTLMSVATGTEATAQAVAATAPTSVVDYFISSAPAAAIQLFFAVLVIFFFLAGWTRLRRGTIRRRGSFDGAMQTARVIQNVVDATADYLATITMINAVLGLIVALLLWALGMPSPFMWGGIVSICNFVPYLGPIVAAVLLGLGGLMTFDAVGFALLPALIFTGVHLVEANLITPLVLGKRLTINPLLILVSLSFWGWVWGTPGALLAVPLLLILQTVLASTGTPDLAGFLFEHGTLTTTDEVRDRLNRAQEERDG, encoded by the coding sequence GTGCGGCCGCCGCGCGTCAATCCGCTGCACCAGATCGAGATCGACGATTTTCGCCGCGACCGGCTTCTCGCCGCGCTCGCGCTGATCCTCGGCGCCAGCTTCTGCCTCGGTTTGCCCTTTGCTTTGCAGGCGGGCGCGGAGTTTTTTCTGCCGCTTACCGCAGCGATCGTCATCGCGATCGCGCTCGTGCCGCTGCTCGAATGGCTTGAGCGGCGTGGCGTGCCGTCGGGGCTCGCCGCCTTTCTGTCGCTTGCCGCCTTCCTTGCGATTATCAACGCCGCGCTGGCGATCATCGTCGTGCCGGCGACCGGCTGGTTCGCGCGGCTTCCCGAATCGATTCCGCGCATCCAGAGCAATCTCGCGCCGCTGATCGATTTTTATTCGACGCTCCAGCGATTCGTCGACCGTACCTTGATGTCCGTGGCGACCGGCACCGAGGCGACCGCGCAGGCGGTGGCGGCGACCGCGCCCACATCCGTCGTCGATTATTTCATCTCCTCGGCGCCCGCGGCGGCAATCCAGCTGTTCTTTGCGGTCCTCGTGATCTTTTTCTTCCTCGCAGGCTGGACGCGGCTGCGGCGCGGCACGATTCGCCGCCGCGGGAGCTTCGACGGGGCGATGCAGACCGCGCGGGTGATCCAGAATGTCGTCGATGCTACGGCGGATTATCTGGCGACGATCACGATGATCAACGCGGTGCTTGGCCTGATCGTCGCGCTGTTGCTGTGGGCGCTCGGGATGCCGTCGCCTTTCATGTGGGGCGGGATCGTCAGCATCTGCAATTTCGTGCCCTATCTGGGGCCGATCGTCGCCGCGGTGCTGCTGGGCCTTGGCGGCCTGATGACCTTTGACGCGGTCGGCTTTGCGCTGCTCCCCGCGCTGATCTTTACCGGCGTACATCTGGTCGAGGCGAATCTGATCACGCCGCTGGTGCTCGGCAAGCGGCTGACCATCAATCCGTTGCTGATCCTCGTCTCCTTAAGCTTTTGGGGATGGGTGTGGGGCACGCCCGGCGCGCTGCTCGCGGTGCCCTTGCTGCTGATCCTCCAGACCGTGCTTGCTTCGACCGGAACGCCCGATCTGGCCGGTTTCCTGTTCGAACACGGCACGCTGACGACGACCGACGAGGTGCGCGATCGATTAAATCGTGCGCAGGAGGAACGCGACGGTTGA
- a CDS encoding dihydrolipoamide acetyltransferase family protein, translating into MARYSFRLPDIGEGIAEAEIVAWHVKVGERVEEDAQLADMMTDKATVEMESPVSGVVIELAGEVGDLIPIGSTLAVIETDADGDGEVDAPPADTPVEEEIVAETPGAEEVSDAGVAPTPEPARAELVEAPSLPSEEKNSPSTSSGQTAPGKPVLASPAVRARAKDLGVDLSQVQTDGDRIRHSDLDAFLRYSGGQGYHAPGASRARADEPVKVIGMRRKIAENMAAAKRAIPHFTYVDEMDVTALEEMRADLNANRGGRPKLTMLPFLIVAICRTIPQFPMINARYDDEAGVVTRHGAVHLGMATQTDAGLMVPVIRDAQDKNVWQLASEITRLAEAARTGKAKVEELTGGTLTVTSLGPLGGIATTPVINRPEVAIIGPNKIVERPVFDGDDIRRAKLMNLSISCDHRVVDGWDAASYVQALKKLIETPVLLFAD; encoded by the coding sequence ATGGCCCGTTATTCATTCCGTCTGCCCGACATTGGCGAAGGCATCGCCGAGGCCGAGATTGTCGCCTGGCATGTCAAGGTCGGCGAGCGCGTCGAGGAAGACGCGCAGCTCGCCGACATGATGACCGACAAGGCGACCGTCGAGATGGAATCGCCCGTCTCGGGCGTCGTCATTGAACTGGCAGGCGAGGTCGGCGATCTGATCCCGATCGGATCGACGCTCGCAGTGATCGAGACCGATGCGGATGGCGACGGCGAAGTCGATGCGCCGCCCGCCGATACCCCGGTCGAGGAAGAGATTGTCGCCGAGACGCCGGGAGCCGAGGAAGTGTCGGATGCGGGGGTTGCGCCAACCCCTGAACCCGCTCGTGCTGAGCTTGTCGAAGCGCCGTCCTTGCCTTCGGAAGAGAAGAACAGCCCTTCAACAAGCTCAGGGCAAACGGCGCCTGGGAAGCCGGTTCTGGCATCGCCCGCCGTCCGCGCGCGCGCGAAGGATCTGGGTGTCGATCTCAGCCAAGTCCAGACCGACGGAGACCGCATCCGCCATTCGGACCTCGACGCCTTCCTTCGCTACAGCGGCGGGCAGGGCTATCACGCCCCCGGTGCCAGCCGCGCGCGCGCCGATGAGCCCGTCAAGGTCATCGGGATGCGCCGAAAGATTGCGGAGAATATGGCCGCAGCAAAGCGCGCGATTCCCCACTTCACCTATGTCGACGAAATGGATGTTACCGCGCTCGAAGAGATGCGCGCCGATCTGAACGCCAATCGCGGCGGCCGTCCAAAGCTCACCATGCTGCCCTTCCTGATCGTCGCGATCTGCCGGACCATCCCGCAGTTTCCGATGATCAACGCGCGCTATGACGACGAAGCGGGCGTGGTGACGCGGCACGGCGCGGTGCATCTGGGCATGGCGACGCAGACCGACGCCGGGCTGATGGTCCCCGTCATCCGCGACGCGCAGGACAAGAATGTCTGGCAGCTCGCGAGCGAGATCACGCGCCTCGCCGAAGCTGCCCGCACCGGCAAGGCCAAGGTCGAAGAACTGACAGGCGGCACGCTGACCGTCACATCATTGGGTCCGCTCGGCGGCATCGCGACGACGCCGGTCATCAACCGGCCTGAAGTTGCGATCATCGGTCCGAACAAGATCGTCGAGCGGCCTGTATTTGACGGCGACGACATCCGCCGCGCCAAGCTGATGAACCTGTCGATCAGCTGCGACCACCGCGTCGTCGATGGCTGGGACGCCGCGAGCTATGTCCAGGCGCTGAAGAAGCTGATCGAGACGCCGGTGTTGTTGTTTGCGGATTGA